One genomic region from Terriglobales bacterium encodes:
- a CDS encoding AAA family ATPase, translated as MSAFIAGYGVLPNPQPQPQPIFHPEPIAVPAAAEPPSPKTECASSIQPTVAASEAATPLAVATSAVRDDESQALAAASADEFLNTQFPPREMVLAPILPSQGLAMVYSRRGVGKTYLTLAIAHAVARGGNFLRWSAPRARRVLFVDGELPAPVLQQRLRTIVSGLPKTEPHLPDSGYLRIITPDLQRGAMPDIATARGQAMIESRLEGGDLLVLDNLSCLARSGKENEGESWIPVQDWALRLRQKGVCVLFLHHAGKGGQQRGTSRREDLLDTVIALRQPDDYCATEGLRAQVRFEKARGFFGEDARPFEVRMEIREGAAVWAVSFAEPKPKLTDPLLDNASELFAQGFSVRDVAERLGVSKSRVGRLREAWDSED; from the coding sequence ATGTCCGCGTTTATCGCCGGATACGGCGTACTGCCAAATCCACAGCCTCAACCTCAACCTATTTTCCATCCCGAACCCATAGCTGTTCCCGCCGCCGCAGAGCCTCCAAGTCCCAAAACGGAATGTGCCTCCTCGATACAGCCGACCGTCGCAGCTTCGGAAGCCGCGACTCCTTTGGCGGTTGCAACCAGCGCTGTGCGCGACGACGAATCCCAGGCGCTTGCGGCGGCATCCGCCGACGAGTTCCTTAACACACAATTTCCTCCAAGGGAGATGGTGCTTGCGCCGATCCTGCCCTCGCAGGGACTGGCGATGGTTTATTCGCGACGTGGCGTGGGCAAGACCTATCTCACGCTGGCAATCGCGCACGCCGTGGCCCGCGGCGGCAACTTCCTACGATGGTCGGCTCCACGGGCTCGCCGGGTTTTGTTTGTCGACGGAGAGCTACCCGCGCCGGTGTTGCAACAACGCCTGCGCACGATCGTCTCCGGTCTTCCCAAAACAGAACCCCACTTGCCTGATTCTGGATATCTCAGGATCATCACACCAGATCTGCAACGTGGGGCGATGCCCGACATTGCTACCGCACGGGGGCAGGCCATGATTGAATCGCGGCTCGAGGGCGGAGATCTTCTCGTGCTCGATAACCTGAGTTGCCTCGCGCGTTCAGGGAAGGAGAACGAAGGCGAGAGCTGGATTCCAGTGCAGGACTGGGCGTTGCGGCTTCGGCAGAAGGGGGTTTGCGTGCTCTTCCTGCATCACGCCGGCAAAGGCGGACAGCAGCGCGGAACGTCTCGTCGCGAGGATCTCCTGGATACAGTAATCGCCCTGCGCCAGCCGGATGATTACTGCGCGACCGAAGGGCTGCGCGCGCAGGTGCGCTTCGAGAAGGCTCGCGGATTTTTTGGTGAAGACGCTCGACCTTTCGAGGTTCGGATGGAAATTCGGGAGGGAGCTGCGGTGTGGGCCGTTAGCTTTGCGGAGCCGAAGCCGAAGCTGACGGATCCGTTGCTGGACAACGCTTCAGAACTCTTTGCGCAGGGCTTCTCCGTCCGTGATGTGGCGGAGCGTTTAGGAGTCTCCAAGAGCCGCGTTGGGAGGCTTCGAGAGGCTTGGGACAGCGAAGATTAG
- a CDS encoding YbjQ family protein, producing MSPSPAHQMVSTTFDLPGYRVVRTLGVVRGIVVRSRSIFGTIGAGFQTLIGGNITLLTNLCEKTRSEAFDLMLQHAGELGANAVLGARYDATELMQGVTEVLAYGTAVVVERVA from the coding sequence ATGTCCCCCTCTCCTGCTCACCAGATGGTTTCAACAACCTTCGACCTCCCTGGCTACCGCGTTGTGCGCACGCTGGGAGTAGTGCGCGGCATCGTTGTGCGCTCCCGTTCCATCTTCGGAACCATCGGCGCCGGCTTTCAAACGCTCATCGGCGGCAATATTACGCTGCTGACAAATCTGTGCGAGAAAACGCGCAGCGAGGCATTCGATCTGATGCTGCAACATGCCGGGGAACTCGGTGCCAACGCTGTACTGGGTGCGCGTTACGATGCAACTGAGTTAATGCAGGGCGTCACTGAAGTGCTTGCTTATGGAAC
- a CDS encoding trypsin-like peptidase domain-containing protein: protein MASAIHNEWDTLSNQFAEVAEQTGKFIVAVHGGRRVAGSGIVWRPGIVVTASHMLRRTDDVEVTFGGQSRHKATFLGRDPGTDVAVLRLEKADSGAPELLSEASKLRVGQLVLAVGRSTLGDLAAAAGIIARLGAPWQTWRGGKMDTLLRPDVTLYPGQSGSALVDSRGRVLGLNTSALARAATITVPAATVERVVNEIVEHGGVFRPYLGLAMQAVAVPSDLSSKLKMEQESALMVMQVEPASPSSEAGITLGDLIVSINSQSVSGIEDVQRVLGKAKRGDSVDLGYVRGGQLASLKVKLADRPRR, encoded by the coding sequence ATGGCATCTGCAATTCATAACGAATGGGACACGCTCTCGAATCAGTTCGCGGAGGTAGCAGAACAGACCGGTAAGTTCATAGTCGCGGTACACGGCGGACGTCGGGTTGCGGGCAGCGGGATCGTTTGGCGGCCGGGAATTGTCGTCACTGCGAGCCACATGTTGCGCCGTACTGACGACGTTGAGGTCACTTTTGGCGGTCAATCGCGACACAAGGCGACGTTTTTGGGGCGCGATCCGGGCACTGACGTTGCAGTTTTGAGGCTTGAAAAAGCCGATTCTGGGGCTCCTGAGCTGCTTTCCGAGGCCAGCAAACTACGTGTGGGGCAGCTTGTTTTAGCTGTTGGACGCTCGACTTTGGGCGACTTAGCTGCCGCTGCGGGCATCATTGCGCGCCTTGGAGCGCCGTGGCAGACGTGGCGTGGCGGCAAGATGGACACGCTGTTGCGGCCCGATGTGACCCTCTATCCCGGACAATCGGGCAGCGCGCTTGTCGATTCTCGCGGCCGTGTGCTCGGTCTGAACACTTCTGCGCTCGCGCGAGCGGCGACGATTACAGTTCCTGCTGCGACCGTCGAGCGCGTGGTGAATGAGATTGTGGAACATGGTGGCGTCTTCCGTCCGTATCTTGGGCTAGCGATGCAAGCCGTTGCCGTGCCTTCCGATCTTTCGAGCAAGCTAAAGATGGAACAGGAATCGGCGTTGATGGTCATGCAGGTTGAGCCAGCAAGTCCGAGTTCGGAGGCAGGAATCACGCTTGGTGACCTCATCGTCAGCATTAATTCGCAATCAGTGAGCGGGATTGAGGACGTTCAGCGCGTGCTTGGCAAAGCCAAACGCGGCGATTCTGTCGATCTCGGATACGTGCGTGGAGGCCAGTTGGCATCGCTAAAAGTGAAATTAG